A single region of the Dunckerocampus dactyliophorus isolate RoL2022-P2 chromosome 3, RoL_Ddac_1.1, whole genome shotgun sequence genome encodes:
- the spg21 gene encoding maspardin isoform X1 → MEMIRDSPDYNWFRSTVPLKRIIVDDDDSKVWSLYDAGPKSIRCPIIFFPPVSGTAEVFFQQMLTLTGWGYRVISLQYPVYWGLMEFCDGFRKLLDHLQLDKVHVFGASLGGFLAQKFAEFTCKSPRVHSLILCNSFSDTAIFNQTWTANSFWLMPAFMLKKIVLGNFAKGPVDPKMASAIDFMVDRLESLSQSELASRLTLNCQNSYVEPHRIHDVAVTIIDVFDQSALSLEAKEEMYKLFPNARRAHLKTGGNFPYLCRSADVNLYIQVHLRQFHGTRYAAINPAMVIAEELKVQECHLKTCQESDEQ, encoded by the exons ATGGAGATGATCAGAGATTCACCAGACTATAACTGGTTTCGAAGCACAGTGCCCCTGAAAAGA ATtattgttgatgatgatgacagcAAAGTGTGGTCCTTGTATGATGCAGGCCCAAAGAGCATCAGGTGccccatcattttttttccccccgtcaGTGGAACTGCTGAGGTGTTCTTCCAACAAATGTTGACTCTGACAGGCTGGGGCTACAGAGTCATATCT CTTCAGTATCCCGTGTACTGGGGTCTCATGGAGTTCTGTGATGGATTCAGGAAGCTTCTTGATCACCTGCAGTTGGATAAA GTACATGTTTTCGGTGCATCCTTGGGTGGCTTCCTGGCCCAGAAGTTTGCAGAGTTCACATGCAAGTCCCCCAGGGTGCACTCTTTGATACTGTGTAATTCGTTCAGTGATACCGCCATCTTTAACCAGACGTGGACAGCaaacag TTTTTGGTTGATGCCAGCTTTCATGTTGAAGAAGATTGTTCTGGGGAACTTCGCTAAAGGACCTGTGGACCCAAAAATGGCCAGTGCAATTGATTTCATGGTTGATAGG CTGGAGAGCCTCAGCCAGAGTGAGCTAGCATCAAGACTAACACTGAACTGTCAGAACTCGTATGTGGAACCACACAGGATACACGATGTTGCTGTGACTATTATAGAT GTTTTTGATCAAAGCGCACTGTCTTTAGAAGCAAAGGAGGAGATGTATAAATTGTTTCCAAATGCCAGACGAGCTCATCTGAAAACTGGGGGAAACTTCCCTTATCTTTGCAGAAGTGCAGATGTCAATCTTTACATCCAG GTTCATTTGCGTCAGTTCCATGGGACACGTTATGCTGCCATCAACCCAGCGATGGTGATTGCTGAGGAACTGAAGGTCCAGGAATGCCACCTAAAAACTTGCCAAGAATCTGATGAGCAATGA
- the spg21 gene encoding maspardin isoform X2, with protein sequence MLTLTGWGYRVISLQYPVYWGLMEFCDGFRKLLDHLQLDKVHVFGASLGGFLAQKFAEFTCKSPRVHSLILCNSFSDTAIFNQTWTANSFWLMPAFMLKKIVLGNFAKGPVDPKMASAIDFMVDRLESLSQSELASRLTLNCQNSYVEPHRIHDVAVTIIDVFDQSALSLEAKEEMYKLFPNARRAHLKTGGNFPYLCRSADVNLYIQVHLRQFHGTRYAAINPAMVIAEELKVQECHLKTCQESDEQ encoded by the exons ATGTTGACTCTGACAGGCTGGGGCTACAGAGTCATATCT CTTCAGTATCCCGTGTACTGGGGTCTCATGGAGTTCTGTGATGGATTCAGGAAGCTTCTTGATCACCTGCAGTTGGATAAA GTACATGTTTTCGGTGCATCCTTGGGTGGCTTCCTGGCCCAGAAGTTTGCAGAGTTCACATGCAAGTCCCCCAGGGTGCACTCTTTGATACTGTGTAATTCGTTCAGTGATACCGCCATCTTTAACCAGACGTGGACAGCaaacag TTTTTGGTTGATGCCAGCTTTCATGTTGAAGAAGATTGTTCTGGGGAACTTCGCTAAAGGACCTGTGGACCCAAAAATGGCCAGTGCAATTGATTTCATGGTTGATAGG CTGGAGAGCCTCAGCCAGAGTGAGCTAGCATCAAGACTAACACTGAACTGTCAGAACTCGTATGTGGAACCACACAGGATACACGATGTTGCTGTGACTATTATAGAT GTTTTTGATCAAAGCGCACTGTCTTTAGAAGCAAAGGAGGAGATGTATAAATTGTTTCCAAATGCCAGACGAGCTCATCTGAAAACTGGGGGAAACTTCCCTTATCTTTGCAGAAGTGCAGATGTCAATCTTTACATCCAG GTTCATTTGCGTCAGTTCCATGGGACACGTTATGCTGCCATCAACCCAGCGATGGTGATTGCTGAGGAACTGAAGGTCCAGGAATGCCACCTAAAAACTTGCCAAGAATCTGATGAGCAATGA